A single window of Arvicanthis niloticus isolate mArvNil1 chromosome X, mArvNil1.pat.X, whole genome shotgun sequence DNA harbors:
- the Plac1 gene encoding placenta-specific protein 1: MKLFKFLGGMVFFTFMFSSYSEQNQVSVLCSTDWFMVTVHPFLLNNDVYVHFYEVHLGHGCPPNLVFPHFYKFNYRVTECGIRVKAISPDVVIYSSEIHYASKGSSSRYVIPVSCAAPRRSPWLTKPYSAKAPSNNMGATRQNDTSYNVFTLPEPSQQTDCSCPPYVYNQKSM, translated from the coding sequence ATGAAACTCTTCAAGTTCCTTGGAGGCATGGTCTTCTTCACCTTCATGTTTTCCAGCTACTCTGAGCAAAACCAAGTGAGCGTGCTGTGCTCCACAGATTGGTTCATGGTCACCGTTCACCCCTTCTTGCTGAATAATGATGTGTATGTGCACTTTTATGAGGTGCATCTGGGACATGGTTGCCCTCCCAATCTTGTTTTCCCACATTTCTACAAGTTCAACTACCGAGTTACCGAATGTGGCATCCGCGTcaaggccatctctccagatgtcGTCATCTACAGCTCTGAGATTCACTACGCTTCCAAGGGCTCATCATCCAGATATGTGATTCCCGTGTCCTGCGCTGCTCCTCGCCGGTCCCCTTGGCTCACTAAGCCCTATTCCGCCAAAGCACCTAGCAATAACATGGGCGCGACTCGGCAGAATGATACTTCCTACAACGTGTTCACCTTGCCAGAGCCTAGCCAACAAACCGACTGCAGCTGTCCACCTTATGTCTACAATCAAAAGAGCATGTAA